The Desulfosoma caldarium genome has a window encoding:
- a CDS encoding response regulator transcription factor, protein MATKAKILIVDDDADFAKSTKMILLADGYEVVVASDGKEGLRKVQEEKPDLIILDIMMESIFEGFSLMSSVRSDPNLSAFKHIPILMVSSVRADTGSRFAFDDAEDMGTLSEPDEYLDKPFKPKELLDRVADLLARRRSS, encoded by the coding sequence ATGGCGACCAAGGCAAAGATTCTGATTGTGGATGATGACGCGGATTTTGCCAAGTCGACGAAGATGATCTTGCTGGCCGACGGCTACGAGGTGGTTGTGGCTTCGGATGGCAAGGAAGGTCTTCGTAAGGTTCAAGAGGAAAAGCCAGATCTGATTATCTTGGACATTATGATGGAAAGCATTTTCGAAGGCTTCAGCCTAATGAGCAGCGTGCGCTCGGACCCGAACCTGTCGGCTTTTAAACACATTCCCATTCTGATGGTGTCCAGCGTTCGGGCGGATACGGGCTCCCGGTTTGCCTTTGATGATGCGGAAGACATGGGGACCCTGTCCGAACCCGACGAGTATCTGGACAAGCCCTTCAAGCCCAAAGAGCTTCTGGATCGGGTAGCGGATCTTTTGGCACGGCGTCGGTCTTCATGA
- a CDS encoding ATP-binding response regulator produces the protein MDVPKILVIDDEENARVSCRRVLAREGMQVSLASSGREGLEKLLNEPCDLVLVDLKMPEMDGVEVVRRIRELDPSIVTVLITGHATIESAVAAVKEGAYDYLPKPFTPEELLIVVRRGLEKRRLDLESRALREEKEAMERNFVTMVTHQLRSPLAAILQYFEVLLEGIGGDLDHAQREMLDRAKERLESLMQLINDWLDMSRLSEGDIVKRLQPTNLAPCVDAALKGLEWAAQEKKITFQVDLPADLPPVLADTDSLREALSNLVANAINYNRPGGSVTIRAHSQGSCVLVEVEDTGVGIDAKEIPFIFNQFYRGKDREIRAQQGTGLGLTIAQKVVRAHGGTLTVDSEKGRGSVFAFPLNVVRGQEDDSSRRA, from the coding sequence GTGGATGTTCCAAAGATTCTGGTCATCGATGATGAGGAAAACGCCCGCGTCTCGTGCCGTCGCGTGTTGGCTCGAGAGGGCATGCAGGTGAGCCTGGCCTCCAGCGGCCGCGAAGGCTTGGAAAAACTTCTAAATGAGCCCTGCGATCTCGTCCTGGTGGACCTCAAGATGCCCGAAATGGACGGGGTCGAAGTGGTGCGACGCATTCGCGAATTGGACCCCAGTATCGTCACGGTGCTCATCACGGGCCATGCCACCATCGAAAGCGCCGTGGCGGCCGTCAAGGAAGGGGCCTATGACTACCTGCCTAAGCCCTTCACGCCCGAAGAACTGCTCATTGTGGTGCGCCGAGGACTGGAAAAGCGGCGCCTGGATCTGGAATCGCGAGCGCTTCGGGAAGAAAAGGAAGCGATGGAGCGCAATTTCGTCACCATGGTCACGCATCAGTTGCGCTCACCCCTGGCGGCCATTTTACAATATTTCGAGGTGCTTCTCGAGGGCATTGGAGGCGACTTGGACCACGCCCAACGGGAAATGCTCGATCGCGCCAAAGAACGCCTTGAATCCCTCATGCAGCTCATCAACGACTGGCTGGACATGAGCCGCCTGAGCGAAGGTGACATCGTAAAACGACTCCAACCGACGAATCTGGCTCCCTGTGTGGACGCGGCACTCAAGGGTTTGGAATGGGCGGCTCAGGAAAAAAAAATCACTTTTCAGGTGGACCTTCCTGCAGACCTTCCTCCCGTGCTTGCCGACACCGACTCGCTGCGAGAAGCCCTGAGCAACCTGGTGGCCAATGCCATCAACTACAACCGCCCCGGAGGATCCGTGACCATTCGAGCTCACTCACAAGGGTCCTGTGTTCTGGTCGAGGTGGAGGATACGGGCGTGGGGATCGATGCCAAGGAAATTCCTTTTATTTTTAACCAGTTTTATCGCGGCAAGGATCGAGAGATTCGCGCACAACAAGGAACGGGCCTGGGCCTGACCATCGCCCAAAAGGTGGTGCGGGCTCACGGCGGCACTTTGACGGTGGACAGCGAGAAAGGGCGAGGCTCCGTGTTCGCTTTTCCGCTCAATGTGGTTCGAGGGCAAGAGGACGACTCGAGCCGGCGTGCGTGA
- a CDS encoding NADH-quinone oxidoreductase subunit NuoE family protein — protein MEQMLQDVDAVIDQWGAKPESLLQIMLDVNHKFNYLPKESLQRISERLRMPINQIYSVANFFKVFSLMPRGRTMVQVCTGTACHVKGAPKLLDRVRQDLGLDPGQTTEDLALTLETVNCVGACASAPVVVISGETHSEMTPNKMASLIKEIKAKSA, from the coding sequence ATGGAACAGATGCTTCAGGACGTGGATGCGGTCATTGATCAGTGGGGTGCCAAGCCGGAATCCCTTTTGCAGATCATGTTGGATGTGAACCATAAGTTCAACTATCTGCCGAAGGAGAGCCTACAGAGGATTTCCGAGCGGTTACGCATGCCCATAAACCAAATTTACAGTGTGGCCAATTTTTTCAAGGTGTTTAGCCTAATGCCCCGTGGCCGCACCATGGTGCAGGTGTGCACGGGAACGGCTTGCCACGTGAAAGGCGCGCCCAAGCTGTTGGATCGTGTGCGGCAGGATTTGGGTTTGGACCCGGGGCAGACCACGGAAGATTTGGCCCTGACTTTGGAGACGGTCAATTGTGTGGGGGCGTGTGCGTCGGCACCCGTGGTGGTCATCAGTGGGGAAACCCACAGTGAAATGACCCCGAACAAGATGGCCTCGCTGATCAAAGAGATCAAGGCCAAGAGCGCGTAG